A single window of Methylacidimicrobium sp. AP8 DNA harbors:
- the feoB gene encoding ferrous iron transport protein B — protein sequence MKPAPGAREPPRLAVPKNIALVGNPNSGKTTIFNALTGLRQKVANYPGVTIEKKIGFFFDLHGRKCQLIDLPGTYSLLPSAPDEEITCEVLFGARPDTPAPDAVICVIDATHLERSLYLVAQVLDLGLPAIVALNMMDLLEEGGSHVDVAALSARLGCPVIPCQASKRKGLTELRAALSLQTSWAGPICRRLPEAVEEALSRITADFPEAKVERRALCSLVLGAPDPRRLAELLAVTHLLPSLEREQQRLEKELPDWRQQTIAMRQGQIRALLAGVFREPRVMTGSATDWLDRWVTHPFWGWVIFLGIMGAMFLAVFQMGAGPKDAINGLFSALAAKIDKLLPAGDLRDLLTHGVIGGAGNVIVFLPQILVLFFFLGLLEESGYMARAAFLMDKLMSRVGLQGRAFIPLLASHACAIPGILSARTLSDPRDRMVTILVAPFASCSARLPVYVLMIAAFFGGGRSAGIAEAGIVMALYLLGLAAAFGFAWIFKRSLFRGRPAPLVLELPPYRRPSLRVIATQMLFRAGAFLRRAGTTIVAISVILWWLTAYPKTTGGDRAAQLAGSFAGQIGHWIEPVIRPLGFNWKIGIGLLSAQAARENFVSTMGVLYAGQPDPEGKAGPVSLSRALLADRWPDGRPVFTPLVCVTILLFFVFSLQCVSTVVTVRRETGSWRWAFFQFGYMTLFAYTISLAVYQAGRAFGF from the coding sequence ATGAAGCCTGCGCCCGGGGCCCGAGAGCCTCCTCGACTCGCAGTGCCGAAGAACATCGCCCTGGTCGGCAATCCGAACAGCGGCAAGACCACGATCTTCAACGCGCTGACCGGGTTGAGGCAGAAGGTCGCCAATTATCCCGGCGTCACGATCGAGAAGAAGATCGGATTTTTCTTCGACCTGCACGGCCGGAAGTGCCAGCTGATCGACCTTCCGGGCACCTACTCCCTGCTGCCGAGCGCTCCGGACGAAGAAATCACCTGCGAAGTCCTCTTCGGAGCGCGGCCCGACACCCCGGCGCCCGACGCGGTGATCTGCGTGATCGACGCGACCCATCTGGAGAGGAGCCTTTATCTTGTCGCTCAGGTTCTCGACTTGGGCCTTCCCGCGATCGTCGCGCTCAACATGATGGACCTTCTCGAGGAGGGCGGGAGCCATGTGGACGTTGCTGCTCTCTCGGCGAGGCTGGGCTGCCCCGTGATTCCTTGCCAGGCATCCAAGCGCAAGGGATTGACCGAGCTTCGCGCCGCCCTCTCGCTCCAGACTTCCTGGGCGGGCCCGATCTGCCGGCGGTTGCCGGAGGCGGTCGAGGAAGCCCTCTCCCGCATCACGGCCGACTTTCCCGAAGCGAAGGTAGAGAGAAGGGCGCTTTGCTCGCTTGTCCTGGGGGCTCCGGATCCGCGGCGGCTGGCGGAGCTGCTGGCCGTCACGCACCTGCTGCCTTCTCTGGAAAGAGAGCAGCAAAGGCTCGAAAAAGAGCTTCCGGATTGGCGCCAGCAGACCATCGCCATGCGGCAGGGGCAGATCCGGGCGCTCCTAGCGGGCGTGTTTCGAGAGCCTCGGGTCATGACCGGGAGCGCAACAGACTGGCTCGACCGGTGGGTGACCCATCCTTTCTGGGGCTGGGTGATCTTTCTCGGGATCATGGGGGCGATGTTCCTCGCCGTCTTTCAAATGGGCGCGGGTCCGAAGGATGCGATCAACGGCCTATTCTCGGCGCTGGCGGCGAAGATCGACAAGCTGCTTCCCGCCGGCGATCTTCGGGACTTGCTGACCCATGGAGTGATCGGCGGAGCCGGGAACGTCATCGTCTTTTTGCCGCAAATTCTCGTTCTCTTCTTTTTCTTGGGGTTGTTGGAAGAAAGCGGCTACATGGCGCGGGCCGCCTTTCTCATGGACAAGCTGATGAGCCGGGTCGGGCTGCAAGGCAGGGCGTTTATCCCCCTGCTGGCCAGCCATGCGTGCGCTATCCCCGGCATCCTCTCCGCACGAACGCTTTCCGATCCGCGGGATCGGATGGTCACGATCCTGGTGGCTCCCTTCGCCAGCTGCTCCGCGCGGCTGCCCGTCTACGTGCTCATGATCGCCGCCTTCTTCGGCGGCGGCCGGAGTGCCGGAATCGCCGAGGCGGGGATCGTAATGGCCCTCTATCTGCTGGGTTTGGCGGCCGCATTCGGGTTCGCCTGGATTTTTAAGAGGAGCCTTTTCCGGGGCAGGCCGGCGCCGCTGGTGCTCGAGCTGCCTCCGTACCGGCGGCCTTCGCTCCGTGTGATCGCGACGCAGATGCTCTTCCGGGCAGGAGCCTTTCTCCGCCGGGCGGGGACCACGATTGTCGCCATCTCGGTGATCCTCTGGTGGCTGACCGCCTATCCGAAAACGACCGGCGGAGATCGGGCGGCGCAGCTGGCGGGGAGCTTCGCCGGACAAATCGGCCATTGGATCGAACCGGTCATCCGGCCGCTCGGGTTCAATTGGAAGATCGGCATAGGCTTGCTCAGCGCGCAGGCCGCGCGGGAAAACTTCGTCAGCACCATGGGGGTACTCTATGCGGGCCAGCCGGATCCCGAAGGAAAAGCCGGGCCGGTATCTCTTTCTCGGGCGCTGCTGGCCGATCGCTGGCCCGACGGGCGCCCCGTCTTCACGCCGCTTGTCTGCGTGACCATCCTCCTCTTCTTCGTCTTTTCACTGCAGTGCGTCAGCACCGTGGTCACCGTCCGCCGGGAGACCGGCTCCTGGAGGTGGGCGTTTTTTCAATTTGGCTATATGACTCTCTTTGCTTATACTATTTCGCTGGCTGTGTATCAGGCGGGCCGGGCGTTTGGCTTTTGA
- a CDS encoding 30S ribosomal protein S1 encodes MEQGLLASLPVFTEGSLVKGRVVEKNPKTVLIDIGYKSEGLVPLEEFEDPEAVQVGDEVEVLLEQLEDEEGNVVLSKQKAAQKQNWDKVVKIFQSGGTVEGKVRGIVKGGLMLNIGVEAFLPSSQIDITPPKNLRDFEGKTLTCKIVKLNEERRNAVLSRRELVEAERAEKRARFLETAKKGQMVKGIVKNLTDFGAFIDLDGIDGLLHITDMSWRRLSHPSEMLSVGQEVEVMVIEVDREKERISLGLKQKSENPWERIAEKFPIQSRVKGKVTNLTAYGAFVELEPGIEGLVHVSEMSWTKRITRPAELLSVGQEVEVVVLDINREEQKISLSLRALEPNPWEKVAEQYPVGSIVKGTVRTFTAYGIFVELQEGIDGFVHINDLSWTRKISHPSEVYKKGDPVEAKVLEIDWPNQKILLGIKQLSEDPWKSLVSRYKVGEIVTGKVSKIASFGAFVQLDGEIDGLVHISQISNDRVTKVKDVLKLGQEVRARIIKIEQEERRIGLSIKALAYSDEQLEKERERMDLSSHSGEELGSMEDAFSRAEEDYRPGDSRRG; translated from the coding sequence ATGGAGCAAGGATTGTTGGCATCCCTTCCGGTGTTTACGGAAGGCAGTCTGGTAAAGGGCCGGGTGGTCGAAAAGAACCCGAAGACGGTCCTGATCGATATCGGCTACAAATCGGAGGGGCTCGTCCCGCTGGAGGAGTTCGAGGACCCGGAGGCGGTTCAGGTCGGCGACGAAGTGGAGGTGCTGCTCGAGCAGCTCGAAGATGAAGAGGGCAACGTCGTCCTTTCCAAGCAGAAGGCAGCGCAGAAGCAGAACTGGGACAAGGTCGTCAAGATCTTCCAATCGGGTGGCACCGTCGAAGGGAAAGTTCGGGGAATCGTCAAGGGCGGCCTGATGCTCAACATCGGCGTGGAGGCCTTCCTTCCGTCCTCGCAGATCGATATCACTCCTCCGAAGAACCTGCGCGATTTCGAAGGGAAGACTTTGACGTGCAAGATCGTTAAGCTCAACGAAGAGCGGCGCAACGCCGTCCTTTCCCGGCGCGAGCTGGTGGAAGCGGAGAGGGCCGAAAAGCGCGCCCGGTTTCTCGAAACGGCGAAAAAGGGGCAGATGGTCAAGGGAATCGTCAAGAACCTCACCGACTTCGGGGCGTTCATCGACTTGGACGGGATCGACGGGCTCCTGCATATCACCGACATGAGCTGGCGGCGCCTCTCCCATCCGTCGGAGATGTTGTCCGTAGGGCAGGAAGTCGAGGTGATGGTGATCGAAGTCGATCGGGAGAAGGAAAGAATATCCTTGGGCCTCAAGCAGAAGTCCGAAAATCCCTGGGAGAGGATCGCCGAAAAGTTTCCGATTCAATCGAGGGTGAAAGGGAAGGTGACGAATTTGACGGCCTACGGAGCCTTCGTGGAGCTTGAGCCGGGAATCGAGGGGCTGGTCCACGTTTCGGAAATGTCCTGGACAAAACGGATCACCCGTCCGGCGGAGCTGCTATCCGTGGGGCAGGAGGTCGAGGTTGTCGTTCTCGACATCAATCGGGAGGAGCAGAAGATTTCCTTAAGCCTCCGGGCACTGGAGCCGAATCCCTGGGAGAAGGTCGCCGAGCAATATCCGGTCGGCTCGATCGTCAAGGGAACGGTACGCACCTTTACCGCCTACGGAATCTTCGTCGAGCTGCAAGAGGGGATCGATGGCTTTGTCCACATCAACGATCTGTCTTGGACGCGAAAGATCAGCCATCCTTCCGAGGTGTACAAGAAGGGGGACCCGGTCGAGGCGAAAGTGCTGGAGATCGACTGGCCGAATCAAAAGATCCTCCTGGGGATCAAGCAGCTTTCCGAAGACCCCTGGAAAAGCCTCGTCTCCCGATATAAGGTCGGCGAGATCGTGACCGGGAAGGTGAGCAAGATCGCCAGCTTCGGTGCCTTCGTCCAGTTGGACGGAGAGATCGACGGGCTGGTGCACATTTCGCAGATCAGCAACGATCGGGTGACGAAGGTGAAGGACGTGCTGAAGCTCGGCCAGGAGGTTCGGGCGCGGATCATCAAGATCGAGCAGGAGGAGAGGCGCATCGGCCTATCCATCAAGGCGCTGGCCTATTCGGACGAGCAGCTCGAGAAGGAGCGGGAGCGGATGGACCTCTCTTCCCATTCGGGCGAGGAGCTCGGCTCGATGGAGGACGCCTTCTCGCGCGCCGAGGAAGATTACCGCCCCGGCGACTCCCGGCGCGGCTGA
- a CDS encoding cytochrome c oxidase subunit II, whose protein sequence is METLAEKLEKGYVWLSVIVLVAFLAALVYSAIVLAIVVPGNDGQIVPRKGETLFAAVARTKPFDQPGVHRTGPNRFDVVVLGQAWMFNPPAIELPVGAEVTFWGTSIDIDHGLEIPGTTVNLMLLPGQIGKQQYRFTRPGEYRMICHEYCGMLHHQMTGTLTVK, encoded by the coding sequence ATGGAGACGCTGGCCGAGAAGCTGGAGAAGGGATACGTCTGGCTGTCGGTGATCGTGCTTGTCGCGTTCCTCGCGGCCCTGGTCTATTCGGCCATCGTCCTGGCAATCGTGGTTCCGGGCAACGACGGGCAGATCGTCCCCAGGAAAGGCGAGACGCTTTTCGCCGCCGTCGCCCGCACCAAGCCCTTCGATCAGCCGGGCGTGCACCGGACCGGGCCGAACCGTTTCGATGTCGTAGTGCTCGGCCAGGCCTGGATGTTCAATCCGCCCGCGATCGAGCTGCCGGTGGGGGCCGAGGTCACCTTTTGGGGCACGTCGATCGATATCGACCACGGGCTGGAAATCCCCGGCACGACCGTGAACCTCATGCTGCTGCCCGGACAAATCGGGAAGCAGCAGTACCGGTTCACCCGCCCGGGCGAGTACCGGATGATCTGCCATGAGTATTGCGGAATGCTCCATCACCAGATGACCGGGACGCTCACGGTCAAGTAG
- a CDS encoding cbb3-type cytochrome c oxidase subunit I translates to MPTAEARVSIVEDPSGFALPESHRRYILWSILLGFAALAVGVFQGFVQGLNYGGINIFSNLPGMRTYYQGLTLHAVFNVFVFPFAAANGWLALTVARSLGRPLSGFLLALSFWLLVGGTLLSGYSIAAGKASVLYTFYPPLRAEWTFYAGAVLLVLSTWTISVAQLLALSAWKKEHRGERIPLLAFVSIATYVMWDIASMGVAIEVLTLLLPWSLNLLPGSDPLLSRVLFWYTGHQIVYYWLLPIYVSWYTMIPRQVGGKLFSDTLARIAFILFIVLMPVGFHHQYVDPGISGYFKWSAGILTFAIFFPSLLTAFSVMYALEMGGRARGGKGMLGWLWRLPWGDPSVSAQVLAMITFLPGGITGLMNASIEMNRIIHNTTFVPGHFHLTVGSAVALSYFGLAYWLIPYLTGRELWGRRLAVWQSWLYFVGVLIFARGEISGGLLGMPRRTAISLINYAPLPGWKLAGALTAIGGTLMFAAALLFFLVLIMTLLAGRKTRPVADLPFSTTVQGAAPSGNQLILDRISYWVVLSLVLVGLVYGPFLLTHFPPTLSAPPFMGY, encoded by the coding sequence ATGCCGACAGCCGAGGCCAGGGTTTCGATCGTCGAGGATCCTTCCGGATTCGCCTTGCCGGAGAGCCACCGGCGCTACATCCTCTGGAGCATCCTCCTCGGGTTCGCGGCGCTCGCCGTTGGTGTCTTCCAAGGCTTCGTCCAGGGCCTGAATTACGGCGGGATCAATATCTTCAGCAACCTCCCCGGGATGCGCACCTATTATCAGGGGCTCACCCTGCATGCGGTGTTCAACGTCTTCGTCTTCCCCTTCGCGGCGGCCAACGGCTGGCTGGCCTTGACGGTGGCCCGCAGCTTGGGAAGACCTCTGAGCGGCTTCCTGCTGGCCCTCTCCTTTTGGCTGCTGGTCGGCGGAACCTTGCTGAGCGGGTATTCGATCGCCGCCGGAAAGGCGAGCGTCCTCTACACCTTCTATCCGCCGCTCCGGGCGGAATGGACCTTCTACGCGGGAGCGGTGCTGCTCGTCTTGAGCACCTGGACGATCTCGGTCGCGCAGCTGCTGGCCCTTTCGGCCTGGAAGAAGGAGCACCGCGGCGAGAGGATTCCCTTGCTGGCCTTCGTCTCGATCGCCACCTACGTGATGTGGGACATCGCCTCCATGGGGGTGGCGATCGAAGTCCTGACGCTCCTTCTTCCGTGGTCGCTCAACCTTCTGCCGGGCTCCGACCCCCTGCTGAGCCGAGTCCTCTTCTGGTACACCGGCCACCAGATCGTCTACTACTGGCTTCTCCCGATCTATGTCTCCTGGTACACGATGATTCCCCGGCAGGTGGGGGGGAAGCTCTTCAGCGACACGCTGGCGCGGATCGCCTTCATTCTCTTCATCGTGCTGATGCCGGTCGGCTTCCACCACCAGTACGTCGATCCGGGGATTTCCGGGTATTTCAAATGGAGCGCCGGAATTCTCACCTTCGCGATCTTTTTCCCGAGCCTCCTCACGGCGTTTTCGGTCATGTACGCCCTTGAGATGGGGGGGCGGGCGCGCGGAGGAAAGGGGATGCTCGGCTGGCTTTGGCGTCTGCCTTGGGGCGATCCCTCGGTAAGCGCCCAGGTGCTGGCGATGATCACCTTCCTGCCGGGAGGGATCACCGGACTCATGAACGCAAGCATCGAGATGAACCGGATCATCCACAACACGACCTTCGTCCCCGGCCATTTCCATCTAACCGTCGGGAGCGCTGTCGCTCTCTCTTATTTCGGGCTCGCCTACTGGCTCATCCCTTATCTGACGGGACGGGAGCTCTGGGGAAGGCGTTTGGCGGTCTGGCAATCTTGGCTCTATTTCGTCGGAGTGCTGATTTTCGCCCGCGGGGAGATATCCGGAGGGTTGCTGGGGATGCCGCGGCGGACCGCAATCTCCCTCATCAACTACGCGCCGTTGCCCGGCTGGAAGCTCGCGGGGGCGTTGACGGCGATCGGCGGCACGTTGATGTTCGCGGCCGCCCTGCTCTTCTTCCTGGTTCTGATCATGACCCTGCTGGCGGGCCGGAAGACCCGGCCGGTAGCCGATCTCCCTTTCTCCACCACCGTCCAAGGGGCGGCTCCGAGCGGGAATCAGCTCATTCTTGACCGGATCTCCTATTGGGTGGTTCTCTCGCTGGTTCTCGTGGGGCTCGTCTACGGGCCGTTCCTCTTGACCCATTTCCCGCCGACGCTCAGCGCGCCGCCCTTCATGGGCTATTGA